The Rhodococcus sp. X156 genome window below encodes:
- a CDS encoding urea amidolyase associated protein UAAP1 has translation MSAETVSSTSTSSTVTSSTATTAAARAHARAQAGAVTDAMPVLPASSWPTPPADVDPSRLTWAETVPGGRYTAKVLARGTRLRLRDVAGSACAHVLLHRADAPWERYAMADTVKVPWQAYLGHGHPLLSDQGRVLATVVSDTSAHHDALCGTTTLESNTARYGAGAPHTASPAGRELLTLAAAKHGLTPRDLGPSVSFFHGVRVSPTGELLSTGSAGPDTAVDLLLHLPLVVLIANTAHPLDPAETFGTTSLEVLAWRAPAELAELPNPDPEYARAVLNTEDTWTAAHSGEDA, from the coding sequence ATGAGCGCCGAGACGGTATCCAGCACCTCCACCAGCAGCACGGTCACCAGCAGCACGGCCACCACGGCGGCCGCCCGGGCCCACGCCCGCGCCCAGGCCGGGGCCGTCACCGACGCCATGCCGGTGCTGCCGGCCAGCAGCTGGCCCACCCCACCCGCCGACGTCGATCCCTCCCGCCTCACCTGGGCCGAGACGGTGCCGGGCGGGCGCTACACCGCCAAGGTGCTGGCCCGGGGCACCCGGCTGCGGCTGCGCGACGTCGCCGGTTCGGCCTGCGCGCACGTGCTGCTCCACCGCGCCGACGCGCCGTGGGAGCGCTACGCCATGGCCGACACGGTGAAGGTGCCGTGGCAGGCCTACCTCGGCCACGGGCACCCGCTGCTGTCCGACCAGGGCCGGGTGCTGGCCACGGTGGTGTCCGACACCTCCGCCCACCACGACGCGCTCTGCGGCACCACCACGCTGGAGTCCAACACCGCCCGCTACGGCGCGGGTGCCCCGCACACCGCCAGCCCCGCCGGACGCGAGCTGCTCACCCTGGCCGCCGCCAAGCACGGGCTCACCCCGCGCGACCTCGGCCCCTCGGTGTCGTTCTTCCACGGCGTGCGGGTGAGTCCCACCGGTGAGCTGCTCAGCACCGGCAGCGCCGGACCGGACACCGCGGTGGACCTGCTGCTGCACCTGCCGCTGGTGGTGCTCATCGCCAACACCGCGCACCCGCTGGACCCCGCCGAGACCTTCGGCACCACGTCGCTGGAGGTGCTGGCCTGGCGGGCACCCGCCGAGCTGGCCGAGCTGCCCAACCCCGACCCCGAGTACGCCCGCGCGGTGCTCAACACCGAGGACACCTGGACCGCCGCCCACTCCGGAGAGGACGCCTGA
- a CDS encoding TetR/AcrR family transcriptional regulator: MSTAGPGRPRLAAPRRPGRTTRAEILDAAAELFVSHGFSATSTRSIAEAVGIRQASLYHHFATKEHLLTALLADTVDAPNRVATQLLERSSDPADVRLYALCLFDAGHLNAGRWNLGALYLLPELRGEQFADFRGQRQVLRERYHRLASAALAELRPGPGDTATLLAELPFRIVESVIDVRSDADSPDPGQPVILPAQLVAETCLRAVGHAGPDTELCRQAQELLTELDVALP, translated from the coding sequence ATGTCCACCGCCGGGCCAGGCCGACCGCGGCTGGCCGCGCCGCGTCGCCCGGGTCGCACCACCCGCGCGGAGATCCTCGACGCCGCCGCCGAGCTGTTCGTCAGCCACGGCTTCTCGGCCACCTCCACCCGCAGCATCGCCGAGGCCGTGGGCATCCGGCAGGCCTCGCTGTACCACCACTTCGCCACCAAGGAGCACCTGCTCACCGCGCTGCTGGCCGACACCGTAGACGCCCCCAACCGGGTGGCCACGCAGCTGCTGGAGCGCTCCTCCGACCCGGCCGACGTGCGGCTGTACGCGCTGTGCCTGTTCGACGCCGGACACCTCAACGCCGGCCGGTGGAACCTGGGTGCGCTGTACCTGCTGCCCGAGCTGCGGGGGGAGCAGTTCGCCGACTTCCGCGGCCAGCGCCAGGTGCTGCGGGAGCGCTACCACCGGCTGGCCTCGGCGGCGCTGGCCGAGCTGCGGCCCGGGCCCGGTGACACGGCGACCCTGCTGGCCGAGCTGCCCTTTCGCATCGTGGAGTCGGTGATCGACGTCCGCTCCGACGCCGACTCACCCGACCCGGGGCAGCCGGTGATCCTCCCGGCCCAGCTGGTGGCGGAGACCTGCCTGCGCGCCGTCGGCCACGCCGGGCCGGACACGGAGCTGTGCCGCCAGGCGCAGGAGCTGCTCACCGAGCTCGACGTCGCCCTGCCCTGA
- a CDS encoding amino acid permease, with protein sequence MTATLPSLAPPATQRDDLGEFGYEQQLHRKLGSFASFAAGFSFISVLTTVFQLAGLGFSFGGPAFIWAWPLVLGGQLLVALCFAELAARFPISGAIYQWTTRMSNSTYGWFAGWIMIVGQTVVMTAAAIALQVVLPSVWSGFQVIGDDPDITSTSGAQNAMLLAGGLIVATTVINIIGVRLMAVVNNVGVTCEIVGALVIIGLLLTHTNRGTEVVFDLGSVSSSGYFGAFLCASFTAAYVMIGFDSAGELSEETRDARRVAPRTMLRALLAAGLLGGALLMALLLAAPSLTDGRFASEGPAYVISALFTGLTGHVLLLMVAIAICVATLAVQTSGSRMLFSMARDGKMPLAKTLAHVPSSTGTPVYAATAIGLGAIGVLALNLGPHSAFINLESTCIALVYLAYLMLTTAMLVQRLRGNPLLAAHVVDEQGAAVFSLGRWGLPVNVAAVLYGLAMLVNLAWPRQEIYDPEGGSWYMQYFAILFTLGTAAVGVLLYWASQRRPEPVAEPVLAG encoded by the coding sequence ATGACCGCCACCCTTCCCAGCCTGGCCCCGCCCGCGACCCAGCGCGACGACCTGGGCGAGTTCGGCTACGAGCAGCAGCTGCACCGCAAGCTCGGCTCGTTCGCCTCCTTCGCTGCCGGCTTCTCCTTCATCTCGGTGCTCACCACCGTCTTCCAGCTCGCCGGGCTCGGCTTCTCCTTCGGTGGGCCGGCCTTCATCTGGGCCTGGCCGCTGGTGCTCGGCGGTCAGCTGCTGGTGGCGCTGTGCTTCGCCGAGCTGGCCGCTCGCTTCCCCATCTCCGGGGCGATCTACCAGTGGACCACCCGCATGTCCAACAGCACCTACGGCTGGTTCGCCGGCTGGATCATGATCGTCGGGCAGACGGTGGTGATGACCGCCGCCGCCATCGCCCTGCAGGTGGTGCTGCCCTCGGTGTGGTCGGGCTTCCAGGTGATCGGCGACGACCCTGACATCACCTCCACCTCGGGGGCGCAGAACGCCATGCTGCTGGCCGGTGGGCTAATCGTGGCCACCACCGTCATCAACATCATCGGCGTGCGGCTGATGGCCGTGGTGAACAACGTGGGCGTCACCTGCGAGATCGTCGGCGCGCTGGTGATCATCGGCCTGCTGCTCACCCACACCAACCGCGGCACCGAGGTGGTCTTCGACCTCGGCTCGGTGTCCTCCTCCGGCTACTTCGGCGCATTCCTGTGCGCCTCGTTCACCGCCGCCTACGTGATGATCGGCTTCGACAGCGCCGGCGAGCTGTCCGAGGAGACCCGCGACGCCCGCCGGGTGGCGCCCCGGACGATGCTGCGCGCGCTGCTGGCCGCCGGCCTGCTCGGTGGAGCGCTGCTGATGGCGCTGCTGCTGGCCGCGCCGAGCCTCACCGACGGCCGCTTCGCCAGCGAGGGCCCGGCCTACGTGATCAGCGCGCTGTTCACCGGCCTCACCGGGCACGTGCTGCTGCTGATGGTGGCCATCGCGATCTGCGTGGCCACCCTGGCGGTGCAGACCTCGGGCTCGCGGATGTTGTTCTCCATGGCCCGCGACGGCAAGATGCCGCTGGCCAAGACCCTGGCGCACGTGCCGAGCAGCACCGGCACCCCGGTGTACGCCGCCACCGCGATCGGCCTCGGCGCCATCGGGGTGCTGGCGCTCAACCTCGGCCCGCACTCGGCGTTCATCAACCTGGAGTCCACCTGCATCGCCCTGGTGTACCTGGCCTACCTGATGCTCACCACGGCCATGCTGGTGCAGCGGCTGCGGGGCAACCCGCTGCTCGCCGCGCACGTGGTGGACGAGCAGGGCGCGGCGGTGTTCAGCCTCGGCCGCTGGGGCCTGCCGGTGAACGTCGCCGCGGTGCTCTACGGGCTGGCCATGCTGGTGAACCTGGCGTGGCCGCGCCAGGAGATCTACGACCCCGAGGGCGGCAGCTGGTACATGCAGTACTTCGCCATCCTGTTCACGCTGGGCACCGCGGCGGTGGGGGTGCTGCTGTACTGGGCCAGCCAGCGCCGCCCGGAGCCGGTCGCGGAGCCGGTGCTCGCGGGCTGA
- a CDS encoding VOC family protein, which produces MIGHIDAVVVDCADPAALVRFWSGVLGGQPRVRSDDWAYVDPPGSTRLAFQRVPEAKTGKNRLHLDIDVRDLEVATLAAEALGAHRVGEVQRDVAGAFQVMLDPEGNEWCLALAQP; this is translated from the coding sequence ATGATCGGACACATCGACGCGGTGGTCGTCGACTGCGCTGATCCGGCCGCTCTGGTCCGCTTCTGGTCGGGAGTGCTGGGTGGGCAGCCGCGGGTGCGCAGCGACGACTGGGCCTACGTCGATCCGCCCGGCTCCACGCGGCTGGCCTTCCAGCGGGTGCCCGAGGCCAAGACCGGCAAGAACCGGCTGCACCTGGACATCGACGTGCGCGACCTGGAGGTGGCCACCCTGGCGGCCGAGGCTCTGGGTGCCCACCGTGTGGGGGAGGTCCAGCGCGACGTCGCCGGGGCGTTCCAGGTGATGCTCGACCCCGAGGGCAACGAGTGGTGCCTGGCACTCGCGCAGCCGTAG
- a CDS encoding MmpS family transport accessory protein: protein MLVLVVLLVVVVSVGGGGSDTSAAPSTSVQAPVTTGPPSAGPSGTELPTEPETGAKTITVVYEVTGDGALAGSIVYWNGKSIALEELEPLPWSRTLHSKDAVMTSLSGLMIGTGTIACRILVNGSVVEEQRVTGENPYVDCEGPVARP from the coding sequence GTGCTCGTGCTGGTCGTGTTGCTCGTCGTGGTGGTGAGCGTGGGCGGCGGCGGGTCGGACACCTCCGCCGCGCCGAGCACGTCGGTCCAGGCGCCGGTCACCACGGGACCGCCCTCGGCTGGGCCCAGTGGAACCGAGCTCCCAACCGAGCCCGAGACGGGTGCGAAGACCATCACGGTGGTGTACGAGGTGACGGGCGACGGGGCCCTGGCTGGCAGCATCGTCTACTGGAACGGGAAGAGCATCGCTCTGGAAGAGCTGGAACCGTTGCCCTGGTCAAGAACGCTCCACAGCAAGGACGCTGTCATGACGTCGCTGTCCGGGCTGATGATCGGCACCGGCACTATCGCCTGCCGCATCCTGGTCAACGGCAGCGTGGTCGAGGAGCAGCGGGTGACCGGTGAGAATCCGTACGTGGACTGCGAGGGTCCCGTCGCCCGCCCCTGA
- a CDS encoding MFS transporter: MSSAAASPSRYRWVVLGAGTLAQASTAAVFLGLASVTPLLRETYALSVSGVGLLLGLISAGILLTLLPWGMLTDRVGERPVIVAGLVGAAASLGALSLTTSAIAAALLLLLAGAFGASVNAASGRAVLTWFPVRGRGVAMGVRQSAVPLGAAVAAAVLPGIGETHGLPTVFRTLAAVCLLSAVLAAATIHDPAGTVRRPAGRTPISRMLGQRSLLRLSAASGLLVVPQFTLGALLVEYLHDDKTVALTAAAATLSVAQLASAAGRLAVGAWSDRVGSRVRPLRTLGLCTAACFLLIAVLDVVVSGPTLVVLAPVLVVGTVLATCWNGLAFTLAGEIAPPGQAAAAMSVQNSANYLAATLTPALAGAVAAGLGWAAVFALAGVSALGSAALLHPRRLARAVTRTPRYTRASRKSSTEAGDPKRA, from the coding sequence ATGAGCTCCGCCGCGGCCTCCCCCAGTCGCTATCGCTGGGTGGTGCTCGGCGCCGGCACCCTCGCACAGGCCTCCACCGCCGCGGTGTTCCTCGGCCTGGCCTCGGTCACTCCGCTGCTGCGCGAGACCTACGCCCTCAGCGTCTCCGGCGTCGGCCTGCTGCTCGGGCTCATCTCCGCCGGCATCCTGCTCACCCTCCTGCCGTGGGGCATGCTCACCGACCGCGTGGGCGAGCGTCCGGTGATCGTCGCCGGACTGGTCGGCGCCGCCGCCTCGCTGGGCGCGCTGTCGCTGACAACGTCCGCGATCGCAGCCGCGCTCCTGCTGCTGCTCGCCGGCGCCTTCGGGGCCAGCGTCAACGCCGCCAGCGGCCGGGCCGTGCTCACCTGGTTCCCCGTGCGCGGACGGGGCGTGGCCATGGGGGTGCGCCAGTCGGCGGTGCCGCTGGGCGCGGCCGTCGCCGCCGCGGTGCTGCCGGGCATCGGCGAGACGCACGGGCTGCCCACGGTGTTTCGCACCCTGGCGGCGGTGTGCCTGCTCAGCGCCGTGCTGGCCGCGGCGACGATCCACGACCCGGCAGGCACGGTTCGCCGCCCGGCCGGGCGCACGCCGATCAGCCGGATGCTGGGCCAGCGCAGCCTGCTGCGGCTGTCCGCGGCCAGCGGCCTGCTGGTGGTGCCCCAGTTCACCCTGGGCGCGCTGCTGGTGGAGTACCTGCACGACGACAAGACGGTGGCGCTCACCGCGGCGGCGGCCACGCTGTCGGTGGCCCAGCTGGCCTCGGCGGCGGGCCGCCTAGCGGTGGGTGCGTGGTCGGACCGGGTGGGCAGCCGGGTGCGTCCACTACGGACGCTCGGCTTGTGCACGGCCGCCTGCTTCCTGCTGATCGCCGTGCTGGACGTGGTGGTGAGTGGGCCGACGCTGGTGGTGCTGGCGCCCGTCCTGGTGGTCGGCACCGTGCTGGCCACCTGCTGGAACGGGCTCGCCTTCACCCTGGCCGGCGAGATCGCGCCGCCCGGGCAGGCCGCGGCCGCCATGAGCGTGCAGAACTCTGCGAACTACCTGGCCGCGACGCTCACCCCGGCGCTGGCCGGCGCCGTGGCGGCGGGGCTGGGCTGGGCCGCGGTGTTCGCGCTGGCCGGGGTGTCGGCGCTGGGATCTGCCGCACTACTGCACCCACGCCGGCTGGCCCGCGCCGTCACTCGGACTCCGCGGTACACGAGGGCTTCGAGGAAATCGTCAACAGAAGCGGGTGACCCCAAGCGGGCCTAA
- a CDS encoding AAA family ATPase: MVLYTPFTDLQPRTFARFERHLGELPKDRAAEDHLFLISSRDPAGERKLDSWSQDGSVIGIALPWRGDLPLQIIMMLARRIARRNLYEETLPVTGKAFFGRRQLLTELLEETREGRVFGVFGLRKTGKTSLVKEVGQRFQEGGEQSRIFILRDLETLPSSSPRLGSEFVQDLRQAFLAALRPSRVRTKEITDLSPDASIGELRRAVGASIIDAKRSGIRIVLALDEIEYLIGDSEALSRGGRPEVPEILGALRSLVQENSNFAVILSGITSALIHRGDIYGVENPFYSWAKVFYVPPMSQAEIRTLTVEVGIRMGLRWTEPALLALFRETEGNVFLHRTLAAQVVAGVKIDDFEEPLDTDDVDRARSEWKRSISERIAESYRSTQRHYPTECGLLEMFARGDATKEELLGIYPREVNRLIELNLLVGPVPNRMELGIVARLLREGGSI; the protein is encoded by the coding sequence ATGGTTCTCTATACGCCATTTACTGACCTGCAACCACGAACGTTCGCCCGTTTTGAACGGCACCTTGGGGAATTGCCGAAAGACCGGGCTGCGGAGGACCACCTCTTCCTAATCAGCTCTAGAGATCCAGCAGGGGAGAGGAAGCTCGACAGTTGGTCTCAAGACGGTAGCGTTATTGGCATCGCCTTGCCGTGGCGTGGCGATCTCCCTCTGCAGATCATCATGATGCTTGCCCGTCGAATCGCGCGGAGAAATCTGTACGAAGAAACACTCCCGGTAACGGGAAAGGCGTTTTTCGGGCGCCGGCAACTTTTGACCGAGTTGCTCGAGGAGACCAGAGAAGGTCGGGTTTTTGGCGTATTCGGGCTTCGTAAAACCGGCAAGACTTCGCTAGTGAAGGAAGTTGGCCAGCGTTTCCAAGAAGGTGGAGAGCAAAGTAGGATTTTCATACTCCGTGACCTGGAGACGCTACCCAGTTCTAGCCCACGCCTTGGTTCGGAATTTGTACAGGATCTTCGCCAGGCGTTTCTCGCGGCGCTCAGGCCGAGTCGAGTACGCACTAAAGAAATCACAGATCTTTCCCCCGATGCATCAATCGGAGAATTGCGCCGGGCGGTCGGTGCAAGCATCATCGATGCGAAGCGAAGTGGCATCAGAATCGTGCTTGCCCTCGATGAGATTGAGTATCTTATCGGAGACTCAGAGGCTCTATCTCGAGGCGGGCGGCCGGAGGTTCCGGAGATCCTCGGAGCTCTAAGAAGCCTGGTCCAGGAGAATTCAAACTTTGCAGTGATTCTTTCAGGAATCACCAGTGCGCTGATTCATCGAGGTGACATCTACGGGGTCGAAAACCCATTCTATTCATGGGCAAAGGTGTTTTACGTTCCACCGATGAGTCAAGCGGAAATTCGCACGCTTACGGTCGAAGTCGGTATCCGCATGGGTTTGCGCTGGACCGAGCCCGCTCTTTTGGCATTGTTCCGTGAGACTGAAGGAAACGTATTTCTGCACCGGACGCTCGCGGCTCAGGTCGTCGCTGGTGTGAAGATCGACGACTTTGAAGAACCACTGGATACAGATGATGTCGACCGGGCTCGGTCAGAATGGAAGCGGTCTATATCGGAACGTATCGCCGAATCCTACCGTAGCACGCAGCGGCACTACCCTACCGAATGTGGCTTGCTTGAGATGTTCGCGCGGGGTGACGCGACCAAGGAAGAGCTTCTTGGAATATACCCCCGCGAGGTCAATAGACTAATTGAGTTAAACCTCCTGGTCGGTCCTGTGCCAAATCGAATGGAGCTAGGCATTGTGGCGCGATTGCTTCGAGAGGGTGGTTCCATCTAA
- a CDS encoding ATP-binding cassette domain-containing protein, which translates to MSASRATTSSPAAVTLTDVGLTWPDGTTTLRGITGTFGSGRTGLTGRNGSGKSTLLRLVAGLLSPTTGRIVRSGDVGYLPQTLTLDARATLAELLGISGQLAALRAIESGDVAEHHFAVVGDDWDLPTRAAYALRAAGLDGADLDRRVDQVSGGEAVLVATAGLRLRRTPITLLDEPTNNLDRAARARLADLVRTWSGALVVVSHDRALLELMDDTAELFEGRLSVFGGPYSAWLAHLEQEQAAAAQAERAAQQVVRTEKRQRVEAETTLAHRVRNGRTAYENKRVPKILMNQRKSNAQVSAGRLRTEKAGKVRSAEDTLAAASARVRDQEHVHVDLPDPDVPRSRRIAELQDASGATVLIQGPERVALTGPNGVGKTTLLEALVHGAATPPDRAGGTLLTDRVGYLPQRLDGLDDDATALENVRAAAPQAEPGTIRGRLARFRLRADAVERPVGTLSGGERFRVALARLLLAEPPPQLLVLDEPTNNLDQHTVDQLVDALRGYRGAALVVSHDDDLLGRLDLTTTLVLDAEGGLTRVDR; encoded by the coding sequence ATGTCTGCCTCTCGCGCCACCACGTCCAGCCCTGCCGCCGTCACGCTCACCGACGTCGGCCTGACCTGGCCGGACGGGACCACCACCCTGCGCGGGATCACCGGGACCTTCGGCTCCGGCCGCACCGGGCTGACCGGCCGCAACGGCTCCGGCAAGTCCACGTTGCTTCGCCTGGTCGCCGGCCTGCTCTCCCCCACCACCGGACGCATCGTTCGCTCCGGTGACGTCGGCTACCTGCCGCAGACGCTCACCCTGGACGCCCGCGCCACCCTGGCCGAGCTGCTCGGCATCAGCGGCCAGCTGGCCGCGCTGCGCGCAATCGAGTCCGGCGACGTCGCCGAGCACCACTTCGCGGTGGTCGGCGACGACTGGGACCTGCCCACCCGCGCCGCCTACGCCCTGCGCGCCGCCGGGCTGGACGGCGCCGACCTCGACCGGCGGGTGGACCAGGTCTCCGGCGGCGAGGCCGTGCTGGTGGCCACCGCAGGGCTGCGCCTGCGCCGCACTCCGATCACCCTGCTGGACGAGCCGACCAACAACCTCGACCGCGCCGCCCGGGCCCGCCTTGCCGACCTGGTGCGCACCTGGTCGGGTGCGCTGGTCGTGGTCAGCCACGACCGCGCCCTGCTGGAGCTGATGGACGACACCGCCGAGCTCTTCGAGGGTCGGCTCAGCGTGTTCGGCGGCCCCTACAGCGCCTGGCTGGCCCACCTCGAGCAGGAGCAGGCGGCCGCGGCGCAGGCCGAGCGGGCCGCGCAGCAGGTGGTGCGCACCGAGAAGCGCCAGCGCGTCGAGGCCGAGACCACGCTGGCGCACCGCGTCCGCAACGGTCGGACCGCCTACGAGAACAAGCGGGTGCCCAAGATCTTGATGAACCAACGCAAGAGCAACGCCCAGGTCTCCGCCGGACGGCTGCGCACCGAGAAGGCCGGCAAGGTGCGCAGCGCGGAGGACACCCTGGCCGCAGCCAGCGCCCGGGTGCGCGACCAGGAGCACGTGCACGTCGACCTGCCCGACCCGGACGTGCCCCGCTCCCGCCGCATCGCCGAGCTGCAGGACGCGTCCGGAGCAACCGTCCTCATCCAGGGCCCGGAACGTGTTGCCCTCACCGGCCCCAACGGCGTCGGCAAGACCACGCTGCTGGAGGCGCTGGTGCACGGCGCCGCAACACCGCCGGACCGCGCCGGCGGCACCCTGCTCACCGACCGCGTCGGCTACCTGCCGCAGCGCCTGGACGGCCTCGACGACGACGCCACCGCGCTGGAGAACGTGCGTGCAGCAGCACCCCAGGCGGAACCCGGCACCATCCGCGGCCGCCTGGCCCGCTTTCGGCTGCGCGCCGACGCCGTCGAGCGCCCGGTGGGGACCCTCTCTGGCGGCGAGCGATTCCGGGTGGCGCTGGCTCGGCTGCTGCTGGCCGAGCCCCCGCCCCAGCTGCTGGTGCTCGACGAGCCCACCAACAACCTCGACCAGCACACCGTGGACCAGCTGGTCGACGCCCTGCGCGGCTACCGCGGAGCCGCGCTGGTGGTCAGCCACGACGACGACCTGCTGGGTCGCCTGGACCTCACCACCACCCTGGTCCTCGACGCCGAGGGCGGACTCACCCGAGTGGACAGGTGA
- a CDS encoding anthrone oxygenase family protein: MSTLGSWLSTPALVVAVVANGLLAGVFFAFSCAISLALHRVDDRSYVTVFRAINSAILNAGFLLVFALAPLAAVAAVALPHDASRNVSVPWLVAGAACSVATFVITAAANVPLNRALDAAPVTSEAQCTDARGHFEGRWNRWNLLRTATGVAAVALLAVAGIGGA, encoded by the coding sequence ATGTCGACGCTCGGCTCGTGGCTCTCCACCCCCGCCCTCGTGGTTGCCGTGGTCGCCAACGGGCTGCTGGCCGGGGTGTTCTTCGCGTTCAGCTGCGCCATCAGCCTGGCCCTGCACCGGGTGGACGACCGCTCCTACGTCACTGTCTTCCGCGCGATCAACTCCGCGATCCTCAACGCCGGGTTCCTGCTGGTGTTCGCGCTGGCGCCGCTGGCCGCCGTCGCTGCTGTGGCGCTGCCGCACGATGCCAGCAGGAACGTCTCGGTGCCGTGGCTGGTCGCCGGCGCCGCCTGCTCGGTGGCCACCTTCGTGATCACCGCCGCGGCGAACGTGCCGCTGAACCGCGCGCTCGACGCGGCGCCCGTCACCTCCGAGGCGCAGTGCACGGACGCGCGCGGGCACTTCGAGGGGCGCTGGAACCGGTGGAACCTCTTGCGCACTGCCACGGGCGTCGCCGCGGTGGCGCTGCTCGCGGTCGCGGGCATCGGGGGCGCCTGA
- a CDS encoding alpha/beta hydrolase has translation MSLITDSLIVRGARIAYRDHGEGEVVVLIHGTPSHSYEWRAVVPRVEQAGYRTIAYDLLGYGSSERPVAADTSVAGQTELLGAVLDGLGVTQATIIAHDIGGAIGLRFALAHPERVRRLMVLDTVSYDSWPSSTWQKIIDEHLDDYAGLPQDELDQLLTDQLRMTVHDTGLMTGETLQAYLAPHQSAVGRASFFEHQVRHYDSTYTEEITDQLGTLAMPVRIVWGEQDQWQPVAYAHRLHADIPGSELVVIPEAGHFVMEDAPERVAGEVLRFLGD, from the coding sequence ATGTCCTTGATCACCGACTCGCTCATCGTCCGCGGAGCGCGGATCGCCTACCGCGACCACGGGGAGGGCGAGGTTGTCGTGCTCATCCACGGGACGCCGTCGCACTCCTACGAGTGGCGGGCGGTGGTGCCTCGGGTGGAGCAGGCCGGCTACCGCACCATCGCCTACGACCTGCTCGGCTACGGGAGCTCCGAGCGTCCGGTTGCCGCCGACACCTCGGTGGCCGGGCAGACCGAGCTGCTCGGGGCCGTGCTCGACGGGCTCGGTGTGACGCAGGCGACGATCATCGCGCACGACATCGGGGGAGCGATCGGGCTCCGCTTCGCCCTCGCCCACCCGGAGCGGGTACGTCGACTCATGGTGCTCGACACCGTGAGCTACGACTCCTGGCCGTCGTCCACCTGGCAGAAGATCATCGACGAGCACCTGGACGACTACGCCGGTCTGCCGCAGGACGAGCTCGACCAGCTGCTCACCGACCAGCTGCGCATGACCGTCCACGACACCGGGCTGATGACCGGCGAAACTCTGCAGGCCTACCTCGCCCCGCACCAGTCGGCCGTCGGGCGGGCGTCGTTCTTCGAGCACCAGGTGCGGCACTACGACTCCACCTACACCGAGGAGATCACCGACCAGCTCGGCACGCTGGCGATGCCGGTCCGCATCGTCTGGGGCGAGCAGGACCAGTGGCAGCCGGTCGCCTACGCACACCGGCTGCACGCCGACATCCCCGGCTCCGAGCTGGTCGTGATCCCCGAGGCCGGGCACTTCGTCATGGAGGACGCACCCGAGCGGGTCGCCGGCGAGGTTCTTCGGTTCCTCGGCGACTGA
- a CDS encoding TetR/AcrR family transcriptional regulator, whose product MSVVRTEKAAQVLRAAAELFYAHGIHAVGVDTIAAAAGVSKKTLYERFGSKDRLVAEYLAERDAQWHSFLQERLRETDPAPVEQVVAVFRAAAEWAAQRGGKGCAMVNAHAEISDPAHPAHAAIVGQKRWMLELFRELAVQAGAAEPDEVAETLMLLHEGAVVSAGMSTFAGAFDRAATAARRLMVSPARRR is encoded by the coding sequence ATGAGCGTGGTGCGCACGGAGAAGGCTGCGCAGGTCCTGCGGGCGGCTGCGGAGCTGTTCTACGCCCACGGCATCCACGCGGTGGGAGTAGACACCATCGCCGCTGCGGCGGGTGTCTCCAAGAAGACGCTGTACGAGCGCTTCGGCTCCAAGGACCGGCTGGTGGCGGAATACCTGGCTGAGCGCGACGCGCAGTGGCACTCGTTCCTGCAGGAACGCCTGAGGGAGACTGACCCCGCACCCGTGGAGCAGGTGGTGGCCGTCTTCCGCGCCGCGGCCGAGTGGGCGGCGCAGCGGGGCGGCAAGGGGTGCGCGATGGTCAACGCCCACGCCGAGATCAGCGACCCTGCCCATCCCGCCCACGCGGCGATCGTCGGCCAGAAGCGGTGGATGCTGGAGCTGTTCCGCGAGCTGGCGGTCCAGGCGGGCGCGGCGGAGCCGGACGAGGTGGCCGAGACCCTGATGCTGCTGCACGAGGGCGCCGTCGTCTCTGCCGGCATGAGCACCTTTGCCGGTGCGTTCGACCGAGCCGCCACCGCCGCACGGAGACTGATGGTGAGCCCGGCTCGTCGCCGGTGA